The genome window ATGTGAACCGATTTCAGGAGTTGTCATGGTTAAGCTACGGGCAAAAACCAATTCTCCCCGCGTCTGCTTACCAGCGCCAGTATAGGAGGAAGTTGATAAAACGGCTAGCGGTTGTTTGTAGATCCGAGAAAGAACATCGCCAACACGCAGTCCACCGCGTGCGAGGCAGACAATTTGATTAAATTGCCAATTTGATTGATAAATTTTAATGGCTAGCTGTTCAATAGTATGGTTGTAATCTGACCAAGAAACGTAAAGGTCTGCCATAGGAAGTGCAATCAGGGGCGGATACTAAGGTGGGAAGCTTTTTATTTTAATATGAGTGCAATAGTATTATGAGTAATTCTTCTCCTGAAGCCTATCCTGCCAAATCACAGTTAAGTGAAAAGCTGAACTTAAAAACAAAACTAGCTTATGGTGCGGGAGATTTAGGTCCAGCGGTTACAGCAAATATCACAGCATTTTTTTTATTAGTTTTCTTTACCAACGTCGCGGGAATTAGCCCTGGATTAGCAGGCATGATTCTGTTGATTGGTAAGATTTGGGATGCGATTAACGATCCGATTGTTGGAGTGTGGAGCGATCGCACTGTATCGCGTTGGGGTCGTCGTTTACCTTGGTTATTTTGGGGTGCGATTCCTTTTGGAATTTTTTATGTTTTGCAGTGGGTGATTCCACAATTTAGTCCGAATCCTACCGCGCAACAGTGGGGCTTATTTTGGTACTACGTCATCATTTCAATTTTTTTGAATGCGATGTATACCGTTGTTAATCTTCCCTATACTGCACTCACTGCCGAGATTACACAAGATTATAACGAACGCACGAGTTTGACGAGTTTTCGGTTTGCCTTTTCCATTGGTGGTAGTATTCTTTCGGTTGTGATTGCCCAAATTGTCTTCGCATCAGTTCCCGATCCGCGACAACAGTATTTTGTGTTAGCGATCGCAATTGGTATTTTGGCTGTATTACCTTTGTATTGGTGTGTTTGGGGAGTACGCGATCGCGTTATTGCACTAGAAGCCCACCGTCGCGATCGTTATTCTGAAGAATCGCTTCCTTATTTACAGCAGCTAAAAATTGTCTTCAGCAATCGCCCGTTTTTATTCGTAATTGGTATTTATCTCTTTTCTTGGCTAGGCGTTCAGGTAACAGCTGCAATTATTCCGTACTTTGTCGTTAATGTGATGGGTTTAAGTGACACCACAGTTCCTTCTGTCATTATTGCGGTTCAAGGTACAGCATTACTGATGCTATTCGTCTGGAGCTATATTAGCGAACGTGTCGGTAAGAAAGCCGTTTATTTCATGGGGATGAGTTTGTGGATTATCGCGCAGACTGGACTATTTTTCTTGCAACCAGGACAGCTAACCTTTATGTATATCCTCGCCGTTATGGCAGGTTTTGGTGTTTCCACTGCGTATCTAATACCGTGGTCAATGATGCCAGATGTAATTGAACTTGATGAGTTAAGAACCGGACAACGGCGCGAAGGAATTTTTTATGGTTTCATGGTGCTACTGCAAAAGTTTGGCTTAGCATTTGGCTTATTTTTGTTAGGAGTTATCCTTGAATGGTCGGGTTTTCAAGAAAGTGTTCCAGGTCAACCAATTCCTATACAACCTGAAAGTGCACTGCAAGCAATTCGTTTTGCGATCGCTCCTATACCGACACTTTGCCTAATCTTAGGATTAGTTTTAGCGTATTTCTACCCGATCACCCGCGAAGTTCACGCCCAGATTTTATTGCAGTTAAAAGAACGCGATCGAGGTAATAGCTAAATTCAGATTTTGAATCAAGTGCGATCGTGATTCGTGAAGTATTGAGCTTTCCAAGTGCAAGCATTCCAATGCTGTTACTTTAATGAATTGTATTGGCAGTAGTGAACGAAAAAATTTTAGTACCACACGACGAATAATTTGTTCGCCTAGAATATAATCCAGAGTAATTCTTGCTATTGTGCCAAATAAGGTAGATGTACAGAACATTTCTGCATAATAATGTAGTTAGACCGCTCCGTTTTAGTTTTCAGGACAGCAACCTAACAACTACTCATCTCAAATTGGTGTTGTCGAAAGGTTATTAACACATAACCATGAACAAAATTACCTACAGACTACCGCAGATTGGAGACGAGCATCAAATTAGTGGTTGCATGTGGGCTTCTGCGGTTCTATGGGAATTGACTGATGGTACACCAGAAAGCGTTGCCGAATGGAAGAAGCTGTGTAACCCAGAAGAATTAAAAAACAGAATCTTAAGTGGTGAGAAAACGCTAGTTGCAACGTGGAATGAAATCATTGTTGGATTTATTGCCTTTAAGAGGGGCAATCATTTGTCATTGCTGTTTGTCCGAAGAGAATTTTCTGGGCAAGGAATCGGTCGAGAACTTTTCACCCGATGCAACTATGATTTGGATGAAATCACTGTTAACGCCGCAGAAGAAGCAGTTGGCTTTTACCAGAAAGTAGGGTTTATACAAAGCGGCGATCGCTTTTTCAAACATGGAATATGGGGAACACCCATGAAGTGGATCAACCTTTCACACGAAGTCATGGAATAATCTGATGGAGAACTTGCCACTATTGATGTGCAACCGTAGATATTAAGGTCAAGCTTATAACAATTCGACAACCCCGCTACAGCAAAGAAGAATTTGCTCGACGTGGCGATGAGATTTATGAAACTTAGGTGCGCCAGCAAGTCGAGGAAGGCAATCATTCCAAGATTGTGGCGATCGACATCGAAACCGGAGATTTTGAAGTCGATCAGAGCGAAATTGCTGCCTGCGATCGCCTTGAAGCCCGTCACCCCGATGCCCAAATCTGGATTGTTCGCATTGGTTCTCGTCATGTTCGTCGTTTTGGCGGACGCACCCAAAGAACTGCATGATTACTGGGTTCGTTAACGTTGAGTTTGAGCCGATTCTTCCCCTGTCAATTCGCCGTGCTGATAGCATATTTTGCGCAAGATGCAATCGTCGATACAGGCTTTAATGGTTGGCTTTCCCTGCCTTGAGACTTAATCACTCAGTTGAATTTGACATGGAAAAGGCGAGGACGAGCAATTCTTGGAGATGGCAGCGAGTGCGTTTTCGACGTTTACGAAGCAGTTGTCGTCTGGGATGGAACACCGATAACAATTCCAGTAGACGAAGCCAATTCAAAACCACTTGTTGGAATGCCGTCAATGGAAGGCTATCAACTAACAATACAAGTTTTTGAGGGCGGTCAGGTCGAACTCCGCAAAGTTGGCACGGTCTAACAATCCCGTTGCATGCTGACTGTACAGAGTCTTTTCGTTAAATCCGAGATATTGTTCGCGGCGAGTGAACGGGGTCGTTATACTACGATTCCTGTAGCATAGTTTAGATATTGTGTCTGTCAGCCCTAAGCATTATAGAAAATTATGAGTGAGGGGATGATTTGAATTTTATTGACAGGGCGATCGCCTAACCCATGATGAGTTTGAGCATGAGCTAGGATCAAAAAAGATTTGATTGCTGCTTAATATGCTGCCATGACATCCATAGTGCGTATTGTTCATAGTGACCCCGACATCCTGGGAGGAACTCCTGTTTTCGTTGGTACTCGCGTACCAATTAGGACTTTGCTTGATTATCTGGAAACAGGTGATTCTCTCAATGTGTTTTTAGAGCATTTCCCCAGCGTTAGCCGCGAGCAGGCAATCGCTGTCACAGTTATTAGTCTTTGATAACTTAGAGATTTAGAGTAGAGATACTAACTAATATAGATTTAATAGCTTGTCATAAGGGAGATGTGCGATCGCTATGGGTATGACCCTCACTGAAAAAATCTTGGCTAAAGCTGCAGGGCGTTCGGTTGTTGAACCAGGAGAAAATATTTGGGTTAATGTTGATGTTTTAATGACGCACGATGTTTGCGGTCCTGGTACGATTGGCGTATTCAAGCGCGAGTTTGGTGCAGATGCGAAAGTTTGGGATGCAGAGAAAATTGTTTTGATTCCCGATCACTATATCTTCACCGCCGACGAACGTGCAAATCGCAACGTAGATATTTTACGTGATTTTGCTCAAGAGCAAAGTATTAAGTATTTCTACGATATCACTGATCGCGCTAATTTCAAAGCGAACCCAGATTACAAAGGTGTTTGTCACATTGCTTTAGCTCAAGAAGGTCATACTCGTCCTGGTGAAGTATTATTTGGCACAGATTCACACACTTGCAATGCAGGTGCGTTTGGTCAATTTGCCACAGGTATCGGTAACACTGACGCCGGTTTCATTATGGGAACGGGCAAGCTATTAATCAAAGTTCCAGCAACAATGCGGTTTGTCCTCAATGGTGAAATGCCAGATTATTTGTTGGCAAAAGACCTAATTTTGCAGATTATCGGTGATATCAGCGTTGCAGGTGCAACTTACCGCACAATGGAATTTGCAGGCGAAGCCGTCCAACGGATGACAATGGAAGAACGGATGACCTTGTGCAACATGGCGATTGAAGCTGGTGGAAAGAATGGCACGATCGCACCCGATGAAACAACTTATGAATATGTCCGCGCGCGAACCGATAAACCTTTTGAGTCTTTCTACACTGACAGCGATGCGAACTTTTATAGCGATCGCACCTACGATGTCTCGCAACTCGAACCTGTTGTTGCTAAACCCCACTCTCCAGATAACCGCGCTTTAGCACGAGAATGCCACGATGTCAAGATAGATCGCGTTTATATTGGTTCTTGTACTGGCGGTAAAACCACAGATTTTATCAACGCCGCTAGAATTCTTAAAGGTCATCAAGTCAAAGTTCCAACATACATCGTTCCAGCAACTCAAAAAGTCTACGAAGACTTATTTACCTACAAACACGAGGGACAAACACTATCTGAAATCTTCCTCAACTCTGGTTGTATCGAACCTGCTGCACCTTCCTGCGCTGCTTGTCTTGGAGGACCTAAAGATACATTTGGACGCATGAATGAACCTGAAGTCTGTGTTTCCACGACTAACCGCAACTTTCCTGGGCGTATGGGTGAAAAAACAGCACAAATCTACTTGGCTTCGCCCTATACCGCTGCTGCTTCTGCATTAACGGGTTATGTTACCGATCCGCGTGAATTTCTTGGCTAACTATGAAAAAGGGGTGAGGGACGAGTGGCTAGTGGCTAGTGATTAGTGTTAGTTATTAGTAGCTAGTTATAAGTTTTGAATAAACACAAAATAGTATTCTTCCTCAGATTTCCTCTGCACCTGAAACTCCTAACCTCTGACCCCTCCCATAGATCTGTAACCAATGACTATCTTTACACTGCGATCGCTCAAAAAAGACTTTGGCATCAAAGAGATTTTTAAAGATGCCAGCTTTAGCCTGAACGAGGGTGATAAAGTTGGGTTGATTGGAACAAATGGCTCTGGTAAATCAACGTTACTCAAAATGATTGCCGGATTAGAGCCAATCGACAGTGGCGAAATTTGGGTCAATTCTGGAGCTAAAATTGTCTACTTACCCCAACAACCAGAGTTAGACGAAAATCACACAGTTCTCGAACAAGTCTTTGCTGATAGTGGCGAACAGATGGCTTTGGTGCGAGAGTATGAGGAACTTTCTCAACAACTTGAACATGGGGGCGATACCGAAAAGCTGATTGCACGTCTTTCTAGCGTATCGCAACAAATGGAAGCAGCAGGGGCGTGGGATCTTGAAACGAATGCCAAAATTATTTTGACTAAGTTGGGTATTCAAGACTTTGATGCCAAAATTGGCAGTTTATCCGGTGGATATCGTAAACGAATTGCACTTGCAGCTGCGTTATTATCAGAACCCGATGTCTTGCTGATGGATGAACCGACAAACCACTTAGATGCTTTATCAGTTGAGTGGTTGCAAAGTTATTTAAGTCGCTATCGAGGTGCATTACTACTAATTACCCACGATCGCTACTTTTTGGATCGCGTCACAAATCGTATCCTTGAAATTGATCGCGGCGATCTCTACGCTTACTCTGGTAACTATGCTTATTACTTAGAAAAAAAGGCAGAAGCCGAAGAAACAGCAGCAAGTAGCCAGCGCAAACACACAGGAGTGCTGCGGCGAGAACTTGAATGGCTAAAAAGAGGACCAAAAGCGCGTAGTACCAAGCAAAAAGCGCGAATTGATCGCATTCGAGAAATGCAAGGGCAAGAATTTAAACAAGCACAAGGTAAAGTCGAGATTTCTACTGCAAGTCGTCGAATTGGCAAGAAGGTGATTGAGTTAACAAATATTGCCAAATCCTATAACGGGCGAACTATAATTAATGACTTTACTTATACTTTTAATCCTGAAGATCGCATTGGTATTATTGGGAGTAACGGAGCCGGTAAATCTACATTAATGGATATTATTACCGGACGAGTGCAGCCTGACACTGGTAAGGTAGACATCGGCTCGACAATTCATATTGGTTATTTCGATCAGCACTCTGAAGATGTTTCTTTAAACGAAAATCAACGAGTCATTGAATATCTCAAAAGCGTTGCTGAACTTGTCAAAACAGCAGATGGTAGTGTCATTACTGCATCTCAAATGCTGGAGCGATTTTTGTTTCCACCAAATCAACAATATTCACCAATTCATAAACTTTCTGGTGGCGAAAAGCGACGATTATTTCTGTTGCGAGTGTTGATGAGTGCGCCTAATGTCTTAATTCTGGATGAACCGACAAACGATCTTGACGTGCAAACATTGGCTGTTTTAGAAGAATATCTAGAAGATTTTAATGGTTGTGTGATTGTTGTTTCTCACGATCGCTATTTTCTCGATCGCACTGTTGATACTATTTTCGCCTTTGAGTCTGGCGGTAATTTACGGCAGTATCCTGGTAACTACTCAGTTTATCTAGACTACAAGAAAGCGCAAGAAGAGGAGAAAGAAGACAAAACACAGAAAAAACCTGAAGCGCAAGTCAATTATTCAAACTCCAACAGCCAAAAATCCCAATCAAGTAAACCACGCAAGCTTTCGTTTAAAGAAAAGCGCGAATATGAAATGCTAGAAACTCAAATTCCGCAAATGGAAGCTGAAAAGGAAGAACTTGAAAAGACTCTTTACAACAATCCTCCTAGTAGCTTTACCCAAATGCAAGAACTTTCTGAGCGCTTGGCAAACTTAATTCAATCAATTGACACAGCTACTGAACGTTGGTTAGAACTTGCAGAACGAGAAAGTTAGATTGAATTAATTGGTAATCGGTACTTGGTAATTGGTAATTGAAATAATATTAATACCTAACTCCAGTAACTAGCCACTAATCACGATGAACCTGTATTCTCTTGAAATCCTTGCACAATCCGTGATAACTCAGCTTTCTCATCAGTACCAACACGAGTTGGAGAACCGCTAATAATGCGTTCGTAATTGCGGAAAGAGTCACTGATCTCTGGTCCATCAGCACTAATAATATATTCTCTAATTCCTTTATCGTGCCAAGAACCGCGCATTTTAAATACATTAATTGCTCGCGACATTTCACCACGAATTTCTACATATTGCAGCATAATTATGCTGTCTGTAATTGTAGAAATATGCGAATCGGTAATCGAATGCGAACCCATAAATTGATCTGTGGTGTTGGTGAAAAAACCAGTAATTTCTTCTTGTTTAGCATATCCAGTGACACCAATTACAAACTGACGAAAAGCATTGTTACTCACTCCCCGCGCTAGTGCTGAAAGTGAATCAATTGCAATGCGCGATGGTTTAAATTGAGCTATTTCAGATTTAATACCCTGTAAATGATCTTCTAAGCCTGCAGATTCAGGGTAAGAGCAAATAATTTTGAGGAGTCCTTGATGTTCTAACTCTTCAAAATCAATTCCCCACGAGTAAGCATTTCGCGATAGCTGGGCGCGGGATTCTTCATAGGCAAATAATATGGCGCGATCGCCATTGATGCAAGCATTGTGTAAAAACTTACTGACTAATAAAGTTTTTCCTGTTCCTGTAGCACCTGTTGCCAAAATAATCGAATCTTTGAAGAAACCACCACCACACATTTCATCTAACTTTTTCACACCGGAAGAAACTCGGACATTAGATGAGCGTTGAGTTAAGCGCATTGCTCCTAATGGGAAGATGCTAATTCCTCCTGTCGTCATTGTAAAAGGGTATTCTCCTTTCATATGCGATGAACCGCGCATTTTTAAGATCTCTATTGTCCGTCGCCGACGTTCTCCTTCTAAAACATTGCGGACAATAACGACATTATCTGAGACAAATTCTTCAACGCCAAAACGTGCGATCGCACCATATTCTTCTGTGCGTTCTGCTGTAATAATATTTGTAATTCCAATTTGCTTCATCCGTGCAATCAATCTAAAAATTTCTCGCCGGACTACTGAAGCTGCTTCGTATTGCTGAAAAAGTGCTGTAATCGAATCAATTGAAACTCTTTTAGCTTGATATTTATTAATTGCATATTGTAATCTTTCGATCAAAGCAGAAAGATCAAAATTACCAACAACTTCTTGCCCTTCAGGATCGGGTGTAGCATCTAAAATAAACAGTTTTCCTTCATTAATTAACTGCTGTAAATCCCATCCAAAGCTGCTAGCATTTTTAATAATATCTCTCGGATCTTCTTCAAACGTGACAAAAACCCCTGGCTCATCAAAATAAACAATACCGTTATAGAGAAAATGCATTGATAATAACGTTTTCCCTGTTCCAGACGTTCCACTTACTAAAGTTGTTCTTGCCACAGGAAGTCCGCCATGACTAATATCATCAAAACCTTCAATCATGGTGCGGATTTTTTGCACATTCTCTGGTGAATTGGGACTTCTTGAAGTAAATTTACTACTGATTTCATCCATTGTTTACTGTTGTAATGCTGCTCAAATCAGGTTTTAGATTATTAATGCTAACTATAAATAAAAGGATATAGATACTTACTTGCTCTCATTGTTTTCTTCTTCCTTTAGCTCTTCGTATAGTAAGTCTAAACCAATGAGTACTTTTTCCCGATCAGATAAGTCGCCAATAATTTTACGGACAGGTAATGGTAATATTTTAGCTAGAGTAGGCGTTGCTAGTATTTTATCTTCTTCTGCTAACTGCGGGCTTTTAAGCACGTCAATGACTTTTAGCGCATAAACGCCTTGAAACTCTTCTTCCAAAATCTTCTTGAGAGTTTTAATTGCTTGCACTGATCTATAAGTATTTCCAGTTACGTACAGCTTCAACACATAAGTTTTTTTAAGTGCGTTCATAACAACGTTTAAGTTATGTAGGAATCTGAATAAACACGATAGAAATTATTTTTGTCTTTAACGAGTCAGCGAGCAACGATACATTTCGCATAAGTGAGCCAAAATATCAATTAGTGTTAAACGGTAATCGAGTAGTATGTCATCACTTCGTCCTTCAACTTTGAGTTGTTTAGATAATTCATCAATTAAATCCATGTGAATTTCTATAATTAGAGGCACGGGAAGGTTATAATCAAACACTTTATCAATAAATTTATCAATCTTCTCCTTAGAAGTTTTATCACCTGCAAAGTAATTTATGATGATTTGACGATAGTCTGCTTTGAGCTGTTGTAACAAATTTTGTCGTTCTAAATCCATTTGCTGAAATGGTGCTTTTTTGTTGTCGTGGTCATCCATAACTCCAAAACAGACATTGTTTGATCGCTGTGCCGTAAAGTGAGTTTATTCAAACTATGAGTTGATTAAACGTGTCAAAGTAGTATGACCTACTTCAAATAAATAGTTACCGCACTGCTGGGATAAAAAATTGCTTAAAAATAAGCCAGAGAAAGATAGCAAGCGTTACTATTTCAGGGTAAGCGATCGCGTTCTTAAAATAAAGGGTAGTTATGCGCTCGCTGCTTTGCCAACACATGCTTTGCAAAAGTTACTTTAAGTAAAGCAATACTTGTATAAATTGAGGTAGGTCAGATCAATAGATTAAGAAAGTTAAACTAAATCAAATTATTACTGCATTGTAATTCATTATAATTCCCAAAACCTCAGATTCTTGTTTCTAGCAGTCATAACGCATTGACAAGTGAATTACGGTACAAAGCTGCCAAAAGTAAAGGAAAGCCGAAGAACGAAGATTTTGTAAATCAACTGTTACAAAAATAATCTCAAGTCAAGAATTTATGTAGATGGCTCGATACACTTTGTTACCAAAATTAGCAAGAATACTCCACTGCTACTAATTTTGATTTTGAGATGGGATTTTACTGCTCAACGTTGGAGCATCTGTCACTTGTAGCGCAAATTTAGAGAATTGATAGCATAGAGTCAATGCCAAATCCTGAGCTTTACGATTTCATAACTACGATACCTAGCTGTAGAGAAACAACACAGCTCAAAGTCGTGCTAGAGATTTTGCAACAGACGCAGTGCGATCGCCTAATCGTAGTAAATGAAGAACAAGTTCCAATCGGAATCTTATCAGCAGCGCAGTTACTGCTGTACCTGTATAGTAAATCTCAAACGGATACAAAGACAATTCATCAAGCGATCAGCACAGTAGATCCAAAACTGATAGAACAGATTGTTGTTCTACCAGCCACTTTAAAAATAGAGGAATTAGGCTTACATCTACAGTCTTTGCCACAACAAAACACACATTGCGTGCTAGTTGATCCAGCAGGAAAATTGCTGGGATTACTCGATCGCGTACAGTTATCAGAATTTTTATGCTTAAACTTCACCAAAGCGAGTAGCGAAGCAGTGAAACAGGTAAGCGATCGCCAAAATCAATTGGTATTAGACTTGCTTGTGCAACTCTTAGAAAAATTACCATGTCCACTGATATTGCAAACAACAACAGGAGAAGTTGTGATGCAAAATTCAGCTTGGAGCAGACATTTTGGCGGATTTAGCGATCCTGAGGAGGTACGGCGTAAAGTAGAATCAATTCTAGACTCGGCGACAGTCACAACTCAAATGCGTTCATCAGAACAAATACAAAATTCTGAAGTTGTGGCAACAGTCGCTAATCGTTATCATAACAATGCTGCAATCAGCTTACATACTCAACAACTCTTATCAATTTCGCAAAAAACTGACGAATACGATGCTGTAAATATCAGCGACTATATACCTAGCTTAGAGCCAGATGAATTTATGGCAACCGCGAACCGATGTCAGCTAGGTACACAATCTAATACGTGTATTTGTATCTGGACGCTACCCAATGGTCAAGAGCGCGTGTGGGAGTTTGTCAAAATTCCTTTGCAAGAACAATATTCAGAATTAGATGCTTGCATTAACGATACTGAGCAAAAATTAACAGAAAGTTTTTCGCATCTGTTACCTATGAGTCCTAATTTGTGGCTGTTACTCGCTACAGACGTGACAGAACAACAGCAACTAGCACTTGAATTAGCCGCAAAAAATGCGGATTTGATTCAACTAAATCGGCTCAAAGATGAATTTTTGTCATGTATTAGTCACGAATTAAAAACACCATTAACTGCAGTACTCGGATTATCCACATTATTAAAAGATCAAGCCTTAGGAGAACTCAACGAGCGACAAAGCCGTTATGCTAAGCTGATTCATCAAAGCGGTCGTCATCTGATGAGTGTCGTTAATGACATTCTAGATTTGACTCGGAT of Gloeocapsopsis sp. IPPAS B-1203 contains these proteins:
- the kaiC gene encoding circadian clock protein KaiC; protein product: MDEISSKFTSRSPNSPENVQKIRTMIEGFDDISHGGLPVARTTLVSGTSGTGKTLLSMHFLYNGIVYFDEPGVFVTFEEDPRDIIKNASSFGWDLQQLINEGKLFILDATPDPEGQEVVGNFDLSALIERLQYAINKYQAKRVSIDSITALFQQYEAASVVRREIFRLIARMKQIGITNIITAERTEEYGAIARFGVEEFVSDNVVIVRNVLEGERRRRTIEILKMRGSSHMKGEYPFTMTTGGISIFPLGAMRLTQRSSNVRVSSGVKKLDEMCGGGFFKDSIILATGATGTGKTLLVSKFLHNACINGDRAILFAYEESRAQLSRNAYSWGIDFEELEHQGLLKIICSYPESAGLEDHLQGIKSEIAQFKPSRIAIDSLSALARGVSNNAFRQFVIGVTGYAKQEEITGFFTNTTDQFMGSHSITDSHISTITDSIIMLQYVEIRGEMSRAINVFKMRGSWHDKGIREYIISADGPEISDSFRNYERIISGSPTRVGTDEKAELSRIVQGFQENTGSS
- a CDS encoding DUF433 domain-containing protein; this translates as MTSIVRIVHSDPDILGGTPVFVGTRVPIRTLLDYLETGDSLNVFLEHFPSVSREQAIAVTVISL
- a CDS encoding circadian clock protein KaiA → MDDHDNKKAPFQQMDLERQNLLQQLKADYRQIIINYFAGDKTSKEKIDKFIDKVFDYNLPVPLIIEIHMDLIDELSKQLKVEGRSDDILLDYRLTLIDILAHLCEMYRCSLTR
- a CDS encoding MFS transporter, yielding MSNSSPEAYPAKSQLSEKLNLKTKLAYGAGDLGPAVTANITAFFLLVFFTNVAGISPGLAGMILLIGKIWDAINDPIVGVWSDRTVSRWGRRLPWLFWGAIPFGIFYVLQWVIPQFSPNPTAQQWGLFWYYVIISIFLNAMYTVVNLPYTALTAEITQDYNERTSLTSFRFAFSIGGSILSVVIAQIVFASVPDPRQQYFVLAIAIGILAVLPLYWCVWGVRDRVIALEAHRRDRYSEESLPYLQQLKIVFSNRPFLFVIGIYLFSWLGVQVTAAIIPYFVVNVMGLSDTTVPSVIIAVQGTALLMLFVWSYISERVGKKAVYFMGMSLWIIAQTGLFFLQPGQLTFMYILAVMAGFGVSTAYLIPWSMMPDVIELDELRTGQRREGIFYGFMVLLQKFGLAFGLFLLGVILEWSGFQESVPGQPIPIQPESALQAIRFAIAPIPTLCLILGLVLAYFYPITREVHAQILLQLKERDRGNS
- a CDS encoding GNAT family N-acetyltransferase, producing the protein MNKITYRLPQIGDEHQISGCMWASAVLWELTDGTPESVAEWKKLCNPEELKNRILSGEKTLVATWNEIIVGFIAFKRGNHLSLLFVRREFSGQGIGRELFTRCNYDLDEITVNAAEEAVGFYQKVGFIQSGDRFFKHGIWGTPMKWINLSHEVME
- a CDS encoding ABC-F family ATP-binding cassette domain-containing protein, with product MTIFTLRSLKKDFGIKEIFKDASFSLNEGDKVGLIGTNGSGKSTLLKMIAGLEPIDSGEIWVNSGAKIVYLPQQPELDENHTVLEQVFADSGEQMALVREYEELSQQLEHGGDTEKLIARLSSVSQQMEAAGAWDLETNAKIILTKLGIQDFDAKIGSLSGGYRKRIALAAALLSEPDVLLMDEPTNHLDALSVEWLQSYLSRYRGALLLITHDRYFLDRVTNRILEIDRGDLYAYSGNYAYYLEKKAEAEETAASSQRKHTGVLRRELEWLKRGPKARSTKQKARIDRIREMQGQEFKQAQGKVEISTASRRIGKKVIELTNIAKSYNGRTIINDFTYTFNPEDRIGIIGSNGAGKSTLMDIITGRVQPDTGKVDIGSTIHIGYFDQHSEDVSLNENQRVIEYLKSVAELVKTADGSVITASQMLERFLFPPNQQYSPIHKLSGGEKRRLFLLRVLMSAPNVLILDEPTNDLDVQTLAVLEEYLEDFNGCVIVVSHDRYFLDRTVDTIFAFESGGNLRQYPGNYSVYLDYKKAQEEEKEDKTQKKPEAQVNYSNSNSQKSQSSKPRKLSFKEKREYEMLETQIPQMEAEKEELEKTLYNNPPSSFTQMQELSERLANLIQSIDTATERWLELAERES
- the kaiB gene encoding circadian clock protein KaiB; translated protein: MNALKKTYVLKLYVTGNTYRSVQAIKTLKKILEEEFQGVYALKVIDVLKSPQLAEEDKILATPTLAKILPLPVRKIIGDLSDREKVLIGLDLLYEELKEEENNESK
- a CDS encoding 3-isopropylmalate dehydratase large subunit gives rise to the protein MGMTLTEKILAKAAGRSVVEPGENIWVNVDVLMTHDVCGPGTIGVFKREFGADAKVWDAEKIVLIPDHYIFTADERANRNVDILRDFAQEQSIKYFYDITDRANFKANPDYKGVCHIALAQEGHTRPGEVLFGTDSHTCNAGAFGQFATGIGNTDAGFIMGTGKLLIKVPATMRFVLNGEMPDYLLAKDLILQIIGDISVAGATYRTMEFAGEAVQRMTMEERMTLCNMAIEAGGKNGTIAPDETTYEYVRARTDKPFESFYTDSDANFYSDRTYDVSQLEPVVAKPHSPDNRALARECHDVKIDRVYIGSCTGGKTTDFINAARILKGHQVKVPTYIVPATQKVYEDLFTYKHEGQTLSEIFLNSGCIEPAAPSCAACLGGPKDTFGRMNEPEVCVSTTNRNFPGRMGEKTAQIYLASPYTAAASALTGYVTDPREFLG
- a CDS encoding phosphoribosyltransferase, yielding MADLYVSWSDYNHTIEQLAIKIYQSNWQFNQIVCLARGGLRVGDVLSRIYKQPLAVLSTSSYTGAGKQTRGELVFARSLTMTTPEIGSHILLVDDLVDSGVTLQQTIPWLNQNFGDRIQEIRTAVLWYKACSVIVPDYYVDYLPDNPWIHQPFEHYEKMAPAELAASHESASVTK